One region of Limnospira fusiformis SAG 85.79 genomic DNA includes:
- the coaE gene encoding dephospho-CoA kinase (Dephospho-CoA kinase (CoaE) performs the final step in coenzyme A biosynthesis.) translates to MRLIGLTGGIGTGKTTVSNYLAATHKLPIWDADIYSRLAVEPNSPVLNTLAVRYGSDLLYPDGSLNRGKLGDIIFNSLTERQWVESQIHPFVRDRFLEKRQELEKQSHLPEATAVLAIPLLFEANMTDLVTEIWVVYCSPSTQKQRLIQRHGSSLTPTQIQARIDSQMPLSEKCDRADVIIYNDGSLQHLYQQCDRALKGEGV, encoded by the coding sequence ATGCGGTTAATTGGCTTGACAGGCGGTATTGGTACGGGGAAAACCACTGTTTCTAACTATTTGGCTGCTACCCATAAACTACCGATATGGGATGCGGACATTTATTCTCGCCTAGCGGTAGAGCCTAACTCACCTGTTCTCAATACTTTGGCGGTTCGCTACGGCTCAGATTTACTATATCCCGATGGTAGCTTAAATCGAGGCAAGTTGGGGGATATTATCTTTAATAGCTTAACGGAAAGGCAATGGGTAGAAAGCCAAATCCATCCTTTTGTGCGCGATCGCTTCCTGGAAAAACGCCAAGAACTAGAAAAACAGTCTCATTTACCAGAAGCTACGGCGGTTTTAGCCATTCCTCTGTTATTTGAAGCGAATATGACTGATTTAGTCACGGAAATTTGGGTGGTGTACTGTTCACCGTCTACCCAAAAACAGCGACTTATCCAGCGACATGGATCTTCCCTAACTCCTACACAGATCCAAGCTAGAATTGATAGCCAAATGCCTTTGAGCGAAAAATGCGATCGCGCGGATGTGATCATATACAATGATGGTAGTCTACAGCACTTGTATCAACAGTGCGATCGAGCCTTAAAAGGGGAAGGGGTTTAA
- a CDS encoding SBBP repeat-containing protein, with protein MLTVQISTPPEFSQTWLLETSYGTGGNALTTGLDGSIYITGSTREDLNGEINQSGTDSFIVKYEPDGTLVWTRLLGGNYSNSYGNALTTGLDGSIYMAGWTRSDQIVEIPRQPYEIPSNENDVFLARYEPDGSQVWTTRLASNRSEIAHALTTGLDGSIYVAGFTRGDLGGEINNGGTDAFISKYEPDGTLTWTRLLGTSNWDGARALTTGFDGSIYMAGETWGDLNGEINQSGADGFIAKYEPDGTLVWTRLLGSNGWGAAHALTTGIDGFIYVAGLTEGDINEEIFSRGGNALISKYEPEDGALVWTTQLGTPNADQANALTTGLDGSIYMAGWTQGNLAEEMNRGYSDGFIAKYETDGALAWTRLLASNDRDTVNDLTTGIDGSIYMAGNAFVRVIVDGTVAEPVPPPPEFIDPLLPLNGDYIPIAGDFNGSGITDILWYAPGPDPDFMWYFHADGSYGSRLFMINGYYIPIAGDFNGSGITDILWYAPGPDPDFMWYFNQDGNYDGFQLTVDGHYAPVPADLEVF; from the coding sequence ATGCTAACAGTACAGATTTCAACGCCACCAGAGTTCAGCCAGACCTGGCTACTGGAAACCAGTTATGGAACTGGTGGCAATGCCCTCACCACCGGCCTTGATGGGTCTATTTATATAACAGGTTCTACTAGAGAGGACCTGAATGGAGAAATCAATCAGAGTGGTACTGATAGCTTCATTGTCAAATATGAACCCGATGGGACTCTGGTATGGACAAGACTGTTGGGAGGTAATTATTCTAACTCTTATGGCAATGCCCTCACCACCGGCCTTGATGGGTCTATTTATATGGCGGGTTGGACTCGGAGTGACCAGATTGTAGAAATTCCTCGACAGCCATACGAAATTCCCAGTAATGAAAACGATGTATTTCTCGCCCGGTATGAACCCGATGGCAGCCAGGTATGGACAACCCGGTTAGCAAGCAATAGGTCGGAAATAGCCCATGCCCTCACCACCGGCCTTGATGGGTCCATTTATGTAGCTGGCTTTACTAGGGGCGACCTAGGTGGGGAAATAAATAATGGTGGCACGGATGCCTTTATCAGCAAATACGAACCCGATGGGACTCTGACATGGACAAGGCTGTTAGGAACCAGTAATTGGGATGGTGCCAGAGCCCTCACCACTGGCTTTGATGGGTCTATTTATATGGCGGGTGAGACTTGGGGCGACCTGAATGGGGAAATTAATCAGAGTGGTGCTGATGGCTTTATTGCCAAATACGAACCTGATGGGACTCTGGTATGGACGAGACTGTTGGGAAGCAATGGTTGGGGGGCAGCCCATGCCTTGACCACCGGAATTGATGGGTTTATTTATGTCGCTGGTCTAACCGAGGGCGACATCAACGAGGAAATTTTTAGTCGTGGCGGAAATGCCTTAATCAGCAAATACGAACCGGAGGATGGGGCTCTGGTATGGACAACACAGTTGGGAACCCCTAATGCTGACCAAGCCAATGCCCTCACCACCGGCCTTGATGGGTCTATTTATATGGCGGGTTGGACTCAAGGCAACCTGGCTGAGGAAATGAATCGTGGTTACTCCGATGGGTTTATCGCCAAATACGAAACTGATGGCGCTTTGGCGTGGACAAGGCTGTTAGCCAGCAATGACCGGGACACAGTTAATGACCTCACCACGGGAATTGATGGGTCTATTTATATGGCCGGAAATGCCTTTGTTAGGGTGATAGTCGATGGGACTGTAGCGGAACCTGTACCGCCGCCACCGGAATTTATCGACCCATTGTTACCTCTCAACGGTGATTATATTCCCATAGCGGGCGACTTTAATGGTTCGGGAATCACAGATATTCTCTGGTATGCTCCCGGTCCTGACCCGGATTTTATGTGGTACTTTCATGCAGATGGTAGTTATGGGAGTCGTTTGTTCATGATTAATGGTTATTATATTCCCATAGCGGGCGACTTTAATGGTTCGGGAATCACAGATATTCTCTGGTATGCTCCCGGTCCTGACCCGGATTTTATGTGGTACTTTAATCAAGATGGTAACTATGACGGTTTTCAGTTGACCGTTGATGGTCATTATGCTCCGGTTCCGGCAGATTTAGAAGTCTTCTAA
- a CDS encoding heme oxygenase (biliverdin-producing): MSVNLATQLREGTKKSHTMAENVGFIKCFLRGTVEKTSYRKLAGNLYFVYTAMEEEMDRHKNHPVLSKLYFPELNRKSAIEQDLLFYYGSNWREEVQPSEAAQTYVARIREISEQDPVLLISHLYTRYLGDLSGGQILKGIAQTAMNLSDGQGTQFYEFDEIPDEKEFKNNYRQIMNDLPIDQETADRIVEEANAAFGMNMKMFNELEGNLVKAIGIMLFNSLTRRRGKGSTELATATDSVN, encoded by the coding sequence ATGAGTGTTAATCTAGCCACCCAGTTGCGGGAAGGAACCAAAAAGTCCCACACCATGGCGGAAAATGTGGGTTTTATCAAATGCTTTTTAAGAGGGACAGTTGAGAAAACCTCCTATCGGAAATTAGCCGGGAATCTCTACTTTGTCTATACGGCAATGGAAGAGGAAATGGATCGCCATAAAAATCACCCCGTCCTCTCGAAACTATATTTTCCTGAGTTAAACCGCAAGTCTGCTATTGAGCAGGATTTATTGTTCTACTATGGTAGCAACTGGCGGGAGGAAGTTCAGCCTTCCGAAGCGGCTCAGACTTATGTGGCTAGAATTAGAGAGATTTCTGAGCAAGATCCGGTTTTGTTGATTTCTCACCTGTACACCCGTTATTTGGGAGACCTTTCGGGGGGACAAATCCTGAAAGGTATTGCTCAAACAGCGATGAATTTATCGGACGGTCAAGGAACTCAGTTTTATGAGTTTGACGAAATTCCTGATGAGAAGGAATTTAAGAACAATTACCGTCAGATCATGAATGATTTGCCGATTGACCAGGAAACAGCCGATCGCATTGTGGAGGAAGCTAACGCCGCTTTCGGAATGAACATGAAAATGTTTAATGAACTCGAAGGCAATTTGGTAAAAGCGATCGGAATTATGCTATTTAATAGCTTAACTCGCCGACGCGGTAAAGGTTCCACAGAACTAGCGACCGCTACTGACTCGGTGAACTAA
- a CDS encoding CHAT domain-containing protein: MNPVHHLQLVLIPVSCASLMVLDILSIIPQNFFDIRYNRAIAQPIVPEPNSTNTITHQQGNQTNITGGQLSGNGSNLFHSFTHFNVESGAVANFIATPEIQNILTRVVGGDASRINGLLQVTGGASNLFLINPAGILFGAGARLDVPGSFTATTASGIGFGDRWMSAIGANDYSTLVGTPNAFAFGTNPGSIVNAGELAVTQGEQITLLGGTVINTGSLVAPGGEITMAAVEGENILRISQAGHLLSLEVSPAASPDGLSTNLTPLSLPELLTGGDENYATGVNILADGRIQLTGSNTPITPNPGVVAVSGTIDTDSTIFNHSPQINIFGDRIGIWGANISASAPDNGGTIRIGGDYLGQGTVPNAIYTLIDDNSTLAANATTNGDGGRIIIWSDGHTQFSGNISAQGQHQGGFVEISGLETLSVDGSVNLRGGDGNLGTLLLDPLNIRIVDSEASPNNNIDFDGVVTADQGPAEYTLSQTTLENLAADADITLEARNDIRIDQLSNQKLDLRTTTGTVTFRADANGDGQGSFIMHSGDTILTRGGNLNIFGVNIATGNIRTSGGDVNLTASGIGQINTGVISTANSDNTGGDITLRSSQGSITTNNLKTDGRFSGGNITINSGRQIFTGPLSSQATDTTGVGGNIQLEASREIFLEGINTSGFRGGGDVSIISEGSRIIMDDTNNRTRPSRIITSSVRGEGGDVLITTSESMDLGAIDSRGRQSGGNITLDAGIEISVGAISTGVWDGLLSPDTTGGNIMLTGDTINLNGGLSGSGSLLLQPASPTQDIRLGRNSGLSANSSPTGDPLSLNFNSLELSQITRGFSEIIIGRSDSQGTIYIEGDLRFQDPVMMRSPQGRIIATGDESLPTIRGVGNSSLTLEAENEIILGNLVTEGGDISVISQSDIIQIEGIHTLPNGSNQGNILLRGSEINLVGGSHSVRGSGSLRLESSHSGQIMTLGSEENTTGLDIKLSDIDAFAPGFERIIIGSPDGNSIIEIAQDITFTSPVLLQSSSDLGQIIAEGNITGIGDASISLQADGDIRIRDINSSGLNIYINSARGEVITGNLQSGGNINIRSQGNIQTGELRSNASLDNLAFRTIDLSSQRGQITVDGNILGDATFLSLVGRDDIQTGNITAGRGMSLNSDRGTITTGNLQIASPDSLDSSINITALGNINTGDISTATDSGTGANITITSRQGGVQSRNLNTSGSTAGGSIVVQAQDQIFLGAINTNSSEGNAGSVRLTSENDIEVSLINTEAQLRGGSLIIDTSRFFRVTDTFEAMNDVEASISTIGSTGSGTIRLPAFSTPLVIGDPSQNGTAGAITDGQLTAGADTTIVGNNFEQNSIRQTTVNQPEITTENQDLSDVETTGYSVSSIPENLSNSNSNTSDSDQNISGNSNHDAESPLINSNTEANPDIDQAGNLVVQVEPTTVPTDQMARSPLVSSVLQIDSFRGREFLNYFGYNLSKNTVDDQSIRQTLSDIVRITNYKPAIIYVSIQPEILELRLLLPNGEAVFKSVAVNREELLQVARQFSHQIRTPQNFQDTQYKESGQQLYNWLIEPIKQELEKHGIDILIFSMDAGLRTLPLAALYDGEQFLIENYSLSLIPSLSLTDTSYVNLQNARVLAMGASKFPNSNLDPLPAVPLELDLIVGNIWPGQAFLNEEFTIANLKSQREQGEYKIVHLATHGEFVSGGADRSYIQFWDQKLWLNQLRELRLNQPPVELLVLSACTTAVGDEKAELGFAGLAVQAGVKSAMASLWYVSDAGTLGLMTTFYNALTATPIKAEALRQSQLAMLNGQVRLENGYLLSQTNMNTRRGDISTPVPQELAKQNPVDLSHPFYWAGFTLIGSPW, translated from the coding sequence ATGAACCCAGTACACCATCTGCAGTTAGTGCTGATCCCGGTTTCCTGTGCCAGTTTGATGGTTCTGGATATCCTCTCCATTATACCACAAAACTTTTTCGATATCCGGTATAACAGAGCGATCGCTCAACCAATTGTACCCGAACCCAACAGCACCAACACCATTACCCATCAACAGGGAAACCAGACCAACATCACTGGGGGACAACTTTCGGGAAATGGGAGTAATCTGTTCCACAGTTTTACACACTTTAACGTAGAATCCGGCGCTGTGGCTAACTTTATTGCCACTCCCGAAATCCAAAACATCCTCACCCGTGTGGTGGGTGGGGATGCTTCCCGCATTAACGGACTTTTGCAGGTCACAGGCGGCGCTTCTAACCTGTTTTTAATCAACCCAGCCGGGATTTTATTCGGTGCGGGTGCGCGGTTAGATGTTCCAGGTTCCTTTACCGCTACTACCGCTTCTGGTATCGGTTTTGGCGATCGCTGGATGAGTGCGATCGGTGCAAATGATTATAGCACCCTAGTCGGCACTCCCAACGCCTTCGCCTTTGGGACTAATCCTGGTAGCATTGTCAACGCCGGAGAACTCGCCGTTACCCAGGGAGAACAAATCACCCTACTGGGGGGAACTGTCATCAATACCGGGTCACTGGTAGCTCCTGGGGGAGAAATTACCATGGCGGCGGTCGAAGGTGAAAATATCCTCCGCATTTCCCAAGCCGGACACCTTCTCAGTTTAGAAGTTAGTCCAGCCGCCTCCCCTGATGGATTATCAACTAATCTTACCCCCCTATCCTTGCCGGAACTACTCACCGGAGGGGACGAAAATTATGCCACCGGAGTCAATATTTTAGCTGATGGTCGCATACAACTAACTGGTTCTAATACCCCCATTACTCCTAATCCTGGAGTTGTGGCTGTGTCGGGAACCATCGACACCGACTCCACTATTTTTAACCATTCCCCCCAGATTAACATTTTTGGCGATCGCATCGGAATTTGGGGTGCGAATATCAGCGCCTCCGCACCAGATAACGGCGGTACAATTAGAATTGGAGGTGATTACCTCGGACAGGGTACTGTTCCTAATGCCATCTATACCCTCATCGATGATAATTCTACCCTAGCAGCCAACGCCACCACTAACGGAGATGGCGGCAGGATTATTATTTGGTCTGACGGACATACCCAATTTTCCGGCAATATTTCCGCACAAGGACAACACCAGGGAGGGTTTGTAGAAATCTCCGGTCTCGAAACTCTCAGCGTTGATGGTAGTGTCAATTTGCGCGGCGGAGATGGTAACTTAGGAACCCTACTTTTAGACCCTTTAAATATCAGGATTGTAGACTCCGAAGCCTCTCCCAATAATAATATCGACTTTGATGGTGTAGTCACCGCTGACCAAGGACCAGCAGAATATACCCTCTCCCAAACTACCTTGGAAAATTTAGCCGCTGATGCTGATATTACTCTGGAAGCACGAAATGATATTCGCATCGACCAGTTATCTAACCAAAAACTCGACTTGAGAACTACCACCGGAACCGTTACTTTCCGCGCTGATGCTAACGGAGATGGTCAGGGTTCTTTTATCATGCACAGTGGCGATACTATCTTAACTAGAGGTGGTAATCTCAATATTTTTGGTGTCAATATTGCTACCGGGAATATTAGAACCAGTGGCGGAGATGTTAATCTAACTGCTAGTGGTATTGGTCAGATTAATACCGGGGTTATATCTACTGCTAATAGTGACAATACAGGCGGTGATATTACTCTCCGTAGTAGCCAGGGTTCAATTACTACTAATAATCTGAAAACAGACGGGAGATTTTCCGGCGGTAATATTACTATTAATAGTGGTCGGCAAATTTTCACCGGTCCCCTATCTTCCCAGGCGACTGATACAACCGGAGTCGGGGGAAATATCCAACTAGAAGCCAGTCGGGAGATTTTTTTAGAGGGTATCAATACTTCTGGCTTTCGGGGTGGTGGTGATGTGTCTATTATTAGCGAAGGTAGTCGGATTATTATGGATGATACTAATAATCGGACGAGACCATCTCGGATTATTACCTCCTCCGTTAGGGGTGAGGGAGGCGATGTCTTGATTACCACTAGCGAGAGTATGGATTTAGGTGCGATCGACTCGCGCGGACGGCAATCTGGTGGTAATATTACTTTGGATGCTGGTATAGAAATTAGTGTGGGTGCTATCTCCACCGGGGTTTGGGATGGTCTACTATCTCCTGATACTACAGGGGGTAATATTATGTTGACGGGAGATACTATTAATCTTAATGGTGGTCTTTCCGGGAGTGGGTCTCTCTTATTACAACCTGCTTCACCAACCCAAGATATTAGGTTAGGTAGAAACTCGGGACTCTCTGCTAACTCTTCGCCAACAGGAGACCCTTTATCTCTGAATTTTAACAGCTTGGAATTGTCACAAATTACTAGGGGGTTTTCCGAGATTATTATTGGTAGGTCTGATTCTCAGGGGACTATTTATATTGAGGGAGATCTCAGGTTTCAAGACCCCGTGATGATGCGATCGCCTCAAGGTAGAATTATCGCCACTGGTGATGAAAGTTTACCCACCATTAGAGGTGTAGGGAATTCTAGCTTAACCTTAGAGGCGGAAAATGAGATTATTCTCGGAAATCTCGTGACAGAAGGTGGAGATATTAGCGTAATTAGTCAATCGGATATCATCCAAATAGAGGGAATCCACACCCTCCCAAATGGCTCTAATCAAGGCAATATTTTATTACGAGGTTCCGAAATTAATTTAGTCGGTGGTTCTCATTCAGTTCGTGGTAGCGGTTCTTTACGATTAGAATCCAGCCATTCCGGTCAAATCATGACTTTAGGAAGTGAGGAAAATACCACTGGTTTGGATATCAAGTTATCAGATATAGACGCTTTCGCGCCGGGGTTTGAAAGGATTATTATTGGTAGTCCTGATGGAAATAGTATCATAGAAATAGCTCAAGATATCACCTTTACCAGTCCCGTCTTATTACAATCTTCCAGTGATTTAGGTCAAATTATAGCTGAGGGAAATATTACCGGAATTGGTGATGCTTCCATCTCCTTACAAGCTGATGGTGATATCCGCATTCGTGACATTAATAGCAGTGGATTAAATATATACATTAATAGTGCTAGAGGTGAGGTGATTACCGGGAATTTGCAGTCGGGAGGTAATATTAATATACGGTCTCAAGGGAATATTCAGACCGGAGAACTTCGTTCTAATGCAAGTTTAGATAATCTGGCTTTTCGGACAATTGACCTCAGCAGTCAGCGGGGACAAATTACAGTTGATGGCAATATTTTGGGGGATGCAACCTTTTTAAGTCTCGTAGGTCGGGATGATATCCAAACCGGAAATATCACCGCCGGACGTGGTATGAGTTTAAATAGCGATCGCGGAACCATTACCACCGGAAATCTGCAAATAGCATCCCCTGACAGCCTCGACAGTAGCATTAATATCACCGCCTTGGGAAATATTAACACAGGTGATATCAGCACCGCTACCGACTCAGGAACAGGCGCAAATATTACCATTACCAGCCGCCAAGGAGGAGTACAAAGCCGTAATCTTAACACCTCCGGTTCCACCGCCGGAGGGTCTATAGTAGTACAAGCACAAGACCAGATTTTTCTAGGTGCTATTAACACCAATTCCTCCGAGGGAAATGCGGGTTCCGTCAGGCTAACGAGCGAGAATGATATTGAAGTCTCCCTAATTAATACCGAAGCCCAATTGCGGGGAGGTTCCCTAATAATTGACACCTCTCGATTTTTCCGAGTTACAGATACCTTTGAAGCCATGAATGATGTAGAAGCAAGTATCTCTACTATCGGTTCAACAGGTAGCGGGACAATTAGATTACCCGCTTTTTCCACCCCTCTAGTTATTGGTGATCCTAGTCAAAATGGGACCGCTGGAGCTATTACTGATGGTCAATTAACCGCTGGTGCAGATACTACAATTGTCGGCAATAATTTTGAGCAAAACTCAATTAGACAAACCACCGTTAACCAACCAGAAATTACCACTGAAAATCAAGATTTATCTGATGTAGAAACCACCGGATATTCTGTTTCTAGTATCCCCGAAAATTTAAGCAACAGTAACTCTAACACCTCCGACAGTGATCAGAATATCTCCGGTAACTCCAATCATGATGCAGAGTCACCCCTAATCAATTCCAACACCGAAGCCAACCCCGACATAGACCAGGCTGGAAACCTCGTAGTTCAGGTAGAACCAACCACCGTACCTACTGACCAAATGGCTCGTTCTCCCTTAGTTTCCTCAGTGTTGCAAATTGATTCATTCCGAGGTCGGGAATTTCTCAACTATTTCGGCTATAATCTCAGTAAAAACACCGTAGATGACCAAAGTATCCGTCAAACCCTCAGCGATATTGTCCGCATCACCAACTACAAACCCGCAATTATTTATGTGTCCATACAACCTGAAATACTAGAATTAAGATTGCTTTTACCCAATGGGGAAGCAGTGTTTAAAAGCGTGGCGGTTAATCGTGAGGAACTCCTACAAGTAGCGCGACAATTTAGCCATCAAATTCGCACCCCCCAAAATTTCCAAGATACTCAGTATAAAGAATCAGGACAACAATTATATAATTGGTTAATTGAACCCATCAAACAGGAGTTAGAAAAACATGGCATTGATATCCTAATTTTCTCAATGGATGCTGGTTTGCGTACCCTCCCCCTAGCCGCATTATATGACGGGGAACAGTTCCTAATAGAAAACTATAGCCTCAGTCTGATTCCTAGCCTCAGTCTAACTGATACCAGTTATGTTAACCTGCAAAATGCTAGGGTTTTGGCTATGGGTGCTTCTAAGTTTCCTAATTCTAACCTAGATCCTTTACCAGCAGTTCCCCTAGAATTAGATTTGATTGTTGGCAATATTTGGCCAGGTCAAGCCTTTTTAAATGAGGAATTTACCATAGCTAATCTGAAATCCCAAAGGGAACAGGGAGAATATAAAATTGTTCACCTAGCAACTCATGGAGAATTTGTATCTGGGGGTGCTGACCGTTCTTATATTCAATTTTGGGACCAAAAGCTATGGTTAAATCAACTGCGAGAGTTACGACTAAATCAACCTCCGGTAGAATTATTGGTATTGAGTGCTTGTACTACGGCTGTGGGGGATGAAAAAGCGGAATTGGGATTTGCTGGACTAGCTGTTCAAGCTGGGGTGAAGTCGGCTATGGCTAGTTTATGGTATGTTAGTGATGCGGGAACTTTGGGATTAATGACGACATTCTATAATGCTCTAACTGCTACTCCCATTAAAGCAGAAGCTCTCCGACAGTCTCAATTAGCGATGTTAAATGGTCAGGTACGTTTAGAAAATGGTTACCTACTTAGTCAGACTAACATGAACACTCGTCGCGGTGATATATCAACTCCAGTCCCCCAAGAATTAGCCAAACAAAACCCTGTTGATTTATCTCATCCTTTTTACTGGGCTGGGTTTACTCTTATTGGTAGCCCTTGGTAA
- a CDS encoding response regulator, with translation MIFDILWVEENQDFNSTLEDAIALEQFNIICAEGGNWAVQIAKEIKPHLIISSLNLSDRNTYRFIHRLQQNQKTADIPVILIQSESAVSSLSLGFQLARNHYVTTAKNVNNLIKTIFNDLSRKSAYRSIFIPYVA, from the coding sequence ATGATATTTGATATTTTATGGGTGGAAGAAAACCAGGATTTTAACTCAACTTTAGAGGATGCGATCGCCTTGGAGCAGTTTAATATTATCTGTGCAGAAGGCGGGAACTGGGCGGTGCAAATCGCTAAAGAAATCAAACCGCATCTCATTATCAGTAGTTTAAATTTGAGCGATCGCAATACCTATAGATTTATTCATCGGCTACAGCAGAATCAGAAAACCGCTGATATTCCCGTCATCCTAATTCAATCAGAATCGGCGGTTAGTTCTCTCTCCCTCGGTTTTCAATTAGCACGAAATCATTATGTGACTACTGCGAAAAACGTCAATAATTTGATTAAAACCATCTTTAATGACCTGAGCAGAAAATCTGCATATCGCTCAATTTTTATCCCATACGTTGCTTAA
- the surE gene encoding 5'/3'-nucleotidase SurE, producing MTIILTNDDGIDAPGIKALSAAVKSPCLWVAPRDHLSGCGHQVTTATPINISRRSPTHYAIAGTPADCVRLAISHLCPDLSWVLSGINAGGNLGVDTYISGTVAAVREAAIHGIPAIAISQYRKGGKPADWERATRLTQAVLENLLNQPCLPRSFWNVNLPYLQPEEPDPEMVFCTPSCDPLPAKYQVNGEQYQYIGDYGQRDRTPGTDVDVCFSGKIAISQIFL from the coding sequence ATGACGATTATATTAACTAATGATGATGGAATTGATGCACCTGGAATTAAAGCCTTATCGGCCGCTGTAAAGAGTCCCTGCCTTTGGGTCGCTCCCCGCGATCACCTTTCCGGCTGTGGTCATCAAGTCACCACCGCTACCCCCATTAATATATCACGCCGTTCTCCCACTCATTATGCGATCGCTGGAACTCCTGCCGATTGTGTTCGCCTGGCCATTAGCCATTTATGTCCAGATTTGTCCTGGGTTCTCTCAGGGATTAATGCCGGGGGTAATTTAGGTGTTGATACCTACATATCTGGGACTGTAGCCGCTGTTAGAGAAGCCGCTATACATGGCATTCCGGCTATTGCTATTTCTCAGTATCGAAAAGGCGGTAAACCAGCCGACTGGGAACGCGCGACTCGCCTCACCCAAGCCGTCTTGGAAAACCTGCTTAATCAACCTTGTTTACCGCGCAGTTTCTGGAATGTCAATCTCCCCTATCTACAGCCAGAAGAACCAGACCCGGAAATGGTCTTCTGTACTCCCTCCTGTGACCCGCTTCCGGCTAAATATCAGGTGAATGGGGAACAATACCAATATATCGGAGATTATGGTCAACGCGATCGCACCCCTGGTACAGATGTAGATGTTTGTTTCAGCGGCAAAATTGCTATTAGTCAAATTTTCCTCTAA